In Deltaproteobacteria bacterium, the following proteins share a genomic window:
- a CDS encoding YfiR family protein codes for MLPKNLRTILFFFISFLSWALLPGGALYAQEQKPTEYQIKAAFIYNFLQFIEWPVKPNKKLHPSFNLYILGENPFAAVFENYQGETVQGRKLSIRHSQSIPDLKDAQVLFITHSEKNRLPSILKQTNELGILSIGDSEGFGQQGVMINFFIERNKVRFEINMDAARRAGFKISSHLLKLAKIIQETS; via the coding sequence ATGTTACCCAAAAACCTGCGGACCATCCTTTTCTTTTTCATCAGTTTTCTCTCTTGGGCCCTATTGCCGGGCGGGGCACTTTATGCCCAGGAGCAAAAACCCACCGAATATCAGATCAAGGCGGCTTTTATCTATAATTTTCTTCAGTTTATCGAATGGCCGGTAAAACCGAACAAGAAACTTCATCCCTCTTTTAATCTTTATATCCTGGGCGAAAATCCCTTTGCTGCCGTCTTTGAAAATTACCAGGGAGAAACCGTGCAGGGCCGGAAATTATCTATCCGGCATTCCCAATCCATCCCTGATCTGAAAGACGCCCAGGTACTGTTCATCACTCATTCAGAAAAAAATCGTTTACCCTCGATCCTTAAACAGACTAACGAACTGGGGATCCTCTCGATCGGAGACTCTGAGGGGTTCGGTCAGCAAGGGGTGATGATTAATTTTTTTATTGAGCGGAACAAGGTCCGTTTTGAAATCAATATGGATGCGGCCAGACGGGCCGGTTTTAAAATCAGTTCCCATCTCCTTAAACTGGCAAAAATTATTCAGGAAACCTCCTAA
- a CDS encoding electron transfer flavoprotein subunit beta/FixA family protein, with product MRIVVPIKQVPETSAVKMDEATGTMIREGVEAIINPLDLYAIEIAMRLRETYGGEVTALSMGPPKAALALREAIAMGCDSAVLVTDRAFGGSDTWATSYVLSAAIRQLSIESGNVDLIICGERATDGDTGQVGPGIASFLNFPVASYVSKVDGVADGFCKVNRLVEDGYEILQVALPAVLTVVKEVADPRLPTLRGKQRAKKMDLTTWGAKDLKVEYDKLGLNGSPTRVVKIFRPTVTRQCEKFMAVDENGIQMATDRLVEYLRAKELI from the coding sequence ATGCGAATAGTTGTCCCGATAAAACAGGTGCCTGAAACCAGCGCAGTCAAGATGGACGAGGCAACAGGCACGATGATCCGCGAAGGGGTCGAGGCGATTATCAACCCGCTTGACCTCTATGCCATCGAGATCGCCATGCGGCTGCGTGAAACTTATGGCGGAGAAGTGACCGCCCTCTCCATGGGGCCGCCCAAGGCGGCTCTCGCTTTGCGTGAGGCCATTGCCATGGGCTGCGACTCGGCAGTCCTGGTCACCGACAGGGCTTTCGGCGGCAGCGATACCTGGGCGACCAGTTACGTATTGTCGGCCGCCATTCGTCAGCTCTCCATCGAAAGCGGCAATGTGGACCTGATCATCTGCGGTGAAAGGGCCACAGACGGAGATACCGGGCAAGTTGGGCCAGGCATCGCTTCTTTCCTGAACTTTCCTGTGGCCAGTTATGTCAGCAAGGTGGATGGAGTCGCCGACGGCTTTTGTAAAGTAAATCGCTTGGTAGAGGACGGGTACGAAATTCTTCAGGTCGCCTTGCCTGCGGTATTGACCGTGGTCAAGGAGGTGGCCGATCCCCGTCTGCCGACCCTCCGTGGTAAGCAAAGGGCCAAAAAGATGGATCTTACTACCTGGGGTGCGAAAGACCTGAAGGTTGAATACGACAAGCTGGGACTGAATGGTTCACCGACCCGGGTGGTAAAGATATTCCGCCCCACCGTAACCCGCCAATGCGAAAAATTCATGGCCGTCGATGAAAATGGTATCCAGATGGCGACGGACCGATTGGTCGAGTACCTCCGCGCCAAGGAACTGATATAA
- a CDS encoding TonB-dependent receptor, with amino-acid sequence MDHKNFILSKRSKIGLKGLACCLVMTIGAVIGDLGAETVGTGPNLKRLTLEQLMEIEVTTVYGASKFLQKVTEAPSSVTVVTAEEIKKFGYRTLAEVLRSIRGVFVTNDRNYSYLGVRGFGRPGDYNSRILLLIDGHRINDNIYDSLLIGSEFILDIDLIDRLEFIRGPGSSLYGSNAFFAAIHIITRKGDGIKGLEASGEAGSLETYKGRLTYGDQFLNGLEMILSGSYSDSRGNDRLYFKEFDDPSTNNGIAQNVDDDRSYRFFTTWSFNEFTLQGALNDRKKVLPTGSYGTDFNNPGNHTIDGRAYLDLKYQHLFPEGWDFTARVFYDYYRYKAEYFYDGVINKDSSLGEWWGLESRVTRTLVKKHKVTFGVEYVDNIRQNQRNYDEDPSTIYLDDKRNSQNWAFYLQDEFSILPNLILNAGLRYDYFETFGGTTNPRLALIYSPLEKTTFKLLYGTAFRAPNIYELYYQDQGLTAKSNPNLKPETIRTYELVFEQYLGKHLRGHSAFYYYTIDNLINQTIDPSDGLLVFRNTGKTEALGMELELAGRWATGLESKISYTLQEAKNKETGETLTNSPRHLAKFNLNIPLFKEKLFLGPELQYTSRRKTLAGNAVDDVFTMNITLLARNLSRGLEISGTIYNLFDSSYGDPGSAEHRSDSITQDGRAFRIKLTYRF; translated from the coding sequence ATGGACCATAAAAATTTCATATTATCAAAACGATCGAAGATCGGTTTGAAGGGGTTGGCCTGCTGCCTGGTGATGACCATAGGGGCCGTAATCGGTGATCTGGGAGCAGAAACAGTCGGAACAGGGCCTAATCTCAAACGATTGACCCTGGAACAGTTGATGGAAATAGAAGTCACCACGGTTTACGGGGCTTCGAAATTTTTACAGAAGGTCACCGAAGCCCCTTCTTCGGTAACCGTAGTGACGGCCGAAGAAATCAAAAAATTCGGCTATCGGACCCTGGCGGAGGTTCTGCGGAGCATCCGCGGCGTTTTTGTTACCAATGACAGGAATTACAGTTATTTGGGAGTAAGAGGCTTTGGGCGCCCCGGAGATTATAACTCCCGGATCCTGCTCCTGATCGATGGCCATCGAATTAATGATAATATTTACGACAGCTTACTGATAGGATCGGAATTCATACTCGATATCGACCTGATCGACCGCCTGGAATTCATCCGCGGGCCCGGTTCATCCCTTTACGGCAGTAACGCCTTTTTTGCCGCTATTCACATCATCACCAGAAAGGGGGACGGTATAAAAGGTCTGGAGGCTTCGGGGGAAGCCGGAAGCCTTGAAACCTATAAGGGCCGCTTGACCTATGGCGATCAATTTTTAAATGGTCTGGAAATGATCCTGTCCGGTTCTTATTCTGACAGTCGGGGCAATGACCGTCTCTATTTCAAGGAATTTGACGACCCGTCCACCAATAATGGAATAGCCCAAAATGTGGACGATGACCGCTCCTACCGTTTTTTCACCACCTGGTCTTTTAATGAGTTCACCCTTCAGGGGGCCTTAAACGACCGGAAGAAGGTACTTCCCACCGGTTCCTATGGAACCGATTTCAATAATCCGGGCAATCATACCATCGACGGACGGGCCTATCTGGATCTCAAATACCAGCATCTCTTCCCTGAGGGTTGGGATTTCACGGCCCGTGTTTTTTATGACTATTACCGGTATAAAGCGGAATATTTTTATGACGGCGTGATCAATAAAGATTCTTCTCTTGGGGAATGGTGGGGGTTGGAATCAAGGGTAACCCGCACCCTGGTCAAAAAACACAAGGTGACCTTTGGGGTGGAATATGTCGACAATATCCGTCAAAACCAGCGTAATTATGATGAGGACCCGTCAACAATTTATCTCGACGATAAAAGGAACAGCCAAAACTGGGCCTTCTACCTCCAGGATGAATTTTCCATCCTTCCTAACCTGATCCTCAATGCCGGCCTGCGTTATGACTATTTTGAAACCTTTGGGGGGACCACCAATCCGCGGCTGGCCTTGATCTACAGCCCACTGGAGAAAACCACTTTTAAACTTCTCTACGGCACGGCCTTTCGGGCGCCAAATATCTACGAATTGTATTATCAAGACCAGGGCTTAACCGCCAAATCCAACCCCAACCTGAAACCTGAAACTATCAGGACCTATGAGTTGGTCTTTGAACAATACTTGGGCAAACATCTTCGGGGCCATTCAGCCTTCTATTATTACACCATAGACAACCTCATCAATCAGACCATCGATCCCTCCGATGGGTTATTGGTATTTAGAAATACCGGGAAAACGGAAGCCTTGGGCATGGAACTGGAGCTGGCGGGTCGATGGGCTACCGGTTTGGAAAGTAAAATCAGCTATACCCTCCAGGAGGCCAAAAACAAAGAAACCGGGGAGACCTTAACCAATTCTCCAAGGCATTTGGCCAAGTTCAATTTGAATATCCCCCTCTTTAAGGAAAAGCTTTTTTTGGGACCGGAGCTGCAATACACCAGCAGACGTAAAACCCTTGCCGGGAATGCCGTCGATGACGTTTTCACTATGAATATAACCCTGCTGGCCCGGAACCTGAGCCGGGGGCTGGAAATTTCCGGCACCATTTATAATCTTTTTGATTCATCCTACGGCGACCCCGGATCAGCGGAACATCGGTCGGATAGTATTACCCAGGACGGACGTGCTTTTCGCATAAAATTGACTTATCGGTTCTAA
- a CDS encoding (Fe-S)-binding protein produces the protein MFEADLCCGMGGPYSQKNPAISAHLKRKLYNIQETGAPLVAMDCPACVLQTRGGFDKDGEPVRGRHTAELLVERLLWFENKVARCKYELRDRGSGIGDRV, from the coding sequence ATGTTCGAGGCGGACTTGTGCTGCGGTATGGGTGGCCCCTACAGCCAGAAGAATCCGGCCATCTCGGCCCACCTGAAGCGGAAACTTTACAACATACAGGAGACTGGCGCGCCCTTAGTGGCCATGGATTGCCCGGCCTGCGTTCTCCAGACCAGGGGAGGATTTGACAAGGATGGGGAACCGGTCCGGGGGCGGCACACGGCGGAACTGCTGGTGGAAAGACTGCTTTGGTTCGAAAATAAAGTTGCAAGATGCAAGTATGAATTACGGGATCGGGGATCGGGGATCGGGGATCGGGTCTGA
- a CDS encoding FAD-binding protein, with amino-acid sequence MTTQDVTQKKEKKPSPYNPVTPQLAVELAEIVGAKYVIYGDKEKLEPYSHDEVAESQYAHMPEALVRPESTMEVASILKWANKNNIPVTPRGAGSGLSGGAVPLHGGVVMHMDRMNKVIEYDRMNMTITVEPGLVTNEINDLIKSDGLFYAGYPMSLETCYIGGNVAENAGGGKAVKYGVTARYVIGLEIVTPAGEIINLGGKLVKDVTGYNIIQLMVGSEGTLGVFTKITLRLMPLPKVNVDLLCLFKTADEAIAVVPKIMTTGGIIPTAIEFMDKTSVEVTCQYLNESIPYQQAEAMLLITVDGPSAEQVEREYEIIGELCLENGAIEVYVADNYTTSQRIWKVRKNIAEAFKVISPHQSLEDIVVSIAAIPEMVRQIQELSKKYDLSIPCYGHAGDGNLHATLVMNPAWTLEKWHDIVPEILTNLYKIAAHLGGTISGEHGIGHKRKKYMDLVVSQEYLGLVRSIKKALDPNSILNPGKIFDA; translated from the coding sequence ATGACAACTCAAGACGTGACCCAAAAAAAAGAGAAAAAACCTTCGCCTTACAATCCCGTTACTCCGCAACTGGCCGTAGAACTGGCCGAGATCGTCGGTGCGAAATATGTTATCTACGGCGATAAGGAGAAACTCGAACCGTATTCCCACGACGAAGTGGCCGAATCGCAGTACGCCCACATGCCCGAAGCGCTGGTGCGTCCGGAATCAACGATGGAAGTGGCCTCCATCCTGAAATGGGCCAATAAGAACAACATCCCGGTCACCCCTCGGGGAGCCGGAAGTGGACTTTCCGGCGGCGCCGTACCGCTTCATGGCGGCGTGGTCATGCATATGGATCGTATGAACAAGGTCATCGAGTACGACCGGATGAATATGACCATCACCGTCGAACCTGGCCTGGTGACCAATGAGATCAACGATTTGATCAAGAGCGACGGCTTGTTCTATGCGGGTTATCCCATGAGTCTGGAGACCTGCTACATTGGCGGCAACGTAGCCGAGAACGCCGGAGGGGGAAAAGCGGTCAAATACGGCGTCACGGCACGTTACGTCATCGGCCTGGAGATAGTGACCCCTGCCGGTGAGATTATCAACCTCGGCGGGAAGCTGGTCAAGGATGTCACGGGATACAACATTATCCAGCTCATGGTGGGCTCGGAGGGCACGCTTGGCGTTTTCACCAAGATCACTCTCCGGCTTATGCCGCTTCCCAAGGTCAATGTCGATCTGTTGTGTCTGTTCAAAACGGCGGATGAGGCCATTGCGGTGGTTCCAAAGATCATGACCACGGGAGGCATCATCCCCACCGCCATCGAGTTTATGGACAAGACGTCCGTGGAGGTTACCTGTCAGTATCTCAATGAGTCCATTCCCTATCAGCAGGCGGAGGCCATGCTGCTTATCACCGTGGATGGACCCAGTGCCGAACAAGTCGAGCGGGAATACGAAATCATCGGTGAATTGTGCCTGGAAAATGGGGCCATTGAAGTCTATGTGGCCGATAACTATACCACCAGCCAGAGAATCTGGAAGGTGCGGAAGAACATCGCCGAAGCATTCAAGGTGATTTCGCCGCACCAGAGTCTGGAGGATATTGTCGTGTCCATTGCGGCGATTCCCGAGATGGTCCGCCAGATCCAGGAACTCTCAAAGAAGTACGACCTGAGCATACCCTGCTATGGGCATGCCGGAGACGGAAACCTTCACGCCACACTGGTCATGAACCCTGCCTGGACGCTGGAAAAGTGGCATGATATCGTGCCTGAGATTCTCACGAATCTTTATAAAATCGCGGCCCATCTGGGAGGGACGATCTCCGGCGAGCACGGGATCGGACACAAGCGGAAAAAGTACATGGACCTGGTGGTTTCGCAGGAATATCTGGGCCTGGTTCGGTCAATCAAGAAGGCCTTGGACCCGAACAGTATCCTCAATCCCGGGAAGATTTTCGATGCCTGA
- a CDS encoding response regulator — MPEVRNRSIKRKLIRISLLTTGAALLLANMILMTHELILFRRSLVNDLRIEARMIGRHCTSALLFNDPKAAGETLSVLQTAPNIIQAVIYSTDGKIFAAYQRPGAEGNSLSSPFPGQGFQFGINSLRLSQPIVFNDKIIGTVYFHSDLNKFYSLLLRYVIMVSLALGISLLVAFILLSKLHQVITRPINTLVQLMGTISKDKNYSLRAPVLQNDELGSMAEGFNDMLEQIQIRDRELEGHRQHLEEQVGVRTADLAKANSQLEKELADRRQAEIEKTFLEEQLRQSQKMEAIGRLAGGVAHDFNNILTIIQGYSELAALKLQRGEQAGEAIDQIKKAGERASDLTRQLLAFSRRQMLEMKVIDLNILLKDLDKMLRRILGEDIEVVHSLAEDLGKIKTDPGQIEQVILNLTVNARDAMPYGGKLLIETDNVELDKTYAQTHAGVQAGPYVRLSVTDTGAGMTPEVKDRIFEPFFTTKELGKGTGLGLSTIYGIVKQSGGNIWVYSEENLGTTFKIYLPRVDQTSESDGFLNHPQELPKGSETILVAEDEKEVGKIIRKTLQTCGYEVLLAADGREAIRLVQEYPNESIQLLITDVVMPGMSGRELRDHLLTLRPEMKVIFMSGYTDDAVIHHGVLRKEMHFIQKPFPMNALAQKVREILDGG; from the coding sequence ATGCCTGAAGTCCGAAATCGTTCCATTAAAAGAAAACTAATACGGATCAGCCTGTTAACCACCGGCGCGGCCTTGCTTTTGGCTAATATGATTTTGATGACCCATGAGCTGATCTTGTTCCGCCGTTCCCTGGTCAACGACCTGAGGATTGAAGCCAGGATGATCGGCCGGCATTGCACCTCGGCTCTCCTGTTCAATGACCCGAAGGCGGCCGGGGAAACCTTATCCGTATTACAGACCGCGCCCAATATTATCCAGGCCGTGATTTATTCGACAGATGGTAAGATCTTTGCCGCCTACCAAAGACCAGGGGCCGAAGGGAACAGCCTTTCTTCTCCATTTCCGGGCCAGGGGTTTCAATTTGGAATCAATTCGCTGCGGTTATCCCAGCCAATCGTTTTCAACGATAAAATAATCGGGACCGTTTATTTTCATTCGGATCTGAACAAGTTTTATTCCCTTCTCCTGCGGTATGTGATCATGGTCTCCCTGGCCCTGGGCATATCCCTTCTGGTAGCCTTTATTTTATTATCTAAATTGCATCAGGTCATCACAAGGCCGATCAATACGTTGGTTCAGTTGATGGGGACCATCTCCAAAGATAAAAATTATTCCCTAAGGGCCCCTGTTCTTCAAAATGATGAATTGGGTTCCATGGCCGAAGGCTTCAACGACATGTTGGAGCAAATCCAGATACGGGATCGGGAACTGGAAGGCCACCGCCAGCACCTGGAAGAACAGGTGGGGGTCCGTACCGCTGATTTGGCCAAAGCCAACAGCCAGTTGGAAAAAGAACTGGCTGATCGCCGGCAGGCGGAAATTGAAAAAACCTTTTTGGAAGAACAACTGCGTCAGTCTCAGAAGATGGAGGCCATCGGCCGGCTGGCCGGGGGAGTGGCCCACGATTTTAACAATATCCTCACCATCATCCAGGGTTACAGTGAACTGGCGGCCTTGAAACTTCAACGGGGGGAACAGGCCGGAGAAGCCATTGACCAGATCAAAAAAGCCGGGGAACGGGCCTCGGATCTTACGCGCCAGCTTCTGGCTTTCAGCCGCCGGCAGATGCTGGAGATGAAAGTGATCGATTTAAATATCCTTTTAAAAGATTTAGACAAGATGCTCCGTCGGATTCTCGGGGAGGATATCGAAGTGGTCCATTCCCTGGCTGAGGATTTAGGAAAAATAAAGACCGATCCCGGCCAGATCGAACAGGTGATCCTTAACCTTACGGTCAACGCCCGGGATGCCATGCCTTATGGAGGAAAGCTCCTCATCGAAACCGACAATGTCGAGTTGGATAAAACCTATGCCCAGACCCATGCCGGGGTCCAAGCCGGTCCTTACGTCAGACTTTCCGTAACGGATACCGGGGCGGGCATGACTCCGGAGGTGAAGGATCGAATATTTGAACCCTTTTTTACTACCAAAGAATTAGGCAAAGGGACGGGATTGGGATTGTCGACGATCTACGGGATTGTCAAACAGAGCGGCGGAAACATCTGGGTCTATAGTGAGGAAAACCTTGGCACCACCTTCAAGATCTATCTCCCAAGGGTCGACCAGACTTCTGAATCAGACGGATTTCTAAACCACCCCCAGGAACTGCCCAAAGGGTCGGAAACCATTTTGGTGGCCGAGGATGAAAAAGAAGTGGGAAAAATCATTCGAAAAACCCTTCAAACCTGCGGGTATGAAGTATTATTAGCCGCAGACGGTCGGGAAGCGATTCGGTTGGTTCAGGAATACCCGAATGAATCGATACAGCTTTTGATTACTGACGTCGTGATGCCTGGAATGAGCGGCCGGGAATTAAGAGACCATCTCTTAACATTGCGCCCGGAGATGAAGGTGATCTTTATGTCGGGCTATACCGATGATGCTGTTATCCACCACGGGGTTTTAAGAAAAGAGATGCATTTTATTCAAAAACCCTTTCCCATGAATGCCCTGGCCCAAAAAGTCCGGGAGATTTTGGATGGGGGCTGA
- a CDS encoding universal stress protein yields the protein MLGGLAGFKVTILQVVSEPEDVTVRSNLRYCPSMAECILSERDETGYSTIVVGRQGLSRSEEFLLGSISSMIVSRARNCTVWVVE from the coding sequence ATGCTGGGCGGTTTAGCGGGCTTCAAGGTCACTATCCTGCAGGTGGTTTCTGAACCGGAAGATGTTACCGTTCGGTCCAATCTCCGTTATTGCCCCTCCATGGCGGAATGCATCCTTTCGGAACGGGATGAAACCGGGTACAGCACTATCGTGGTCGGAAGACAGGGGCTTTCACGCAGTGAGGAATTTCTGTTAGGCAGCATCTCCAGTATGATCGTCAGCCGGGCACGCAATTGCACGGTCTGGGTGGTGGAATAA
- a CDS encoding electron transfer flavoprotein subunit alpha/FixB family protein: MGDKGIWVLAEQSAGRVLGISHELLTRGRDLANKQKAELTAILFGHNLNQDDLQELIERGADQVLTMEAPALEHFLVEPYAACLLEMIKRYQPAIFIAGATSTGRTLMPYVAIKAGTGLTADCTVLDIEEGTGNLLQTRPAIGGNILATIKTPKHRPQMATVRPQSTPPAPRQAGRTGRIERLEAPSEMLSSRIKRLGFLKSQEEHGLAEAGVIVSIGRGIKKGENLKIIKPLQEALECALGASREVIDRGWLSYPHQIGLSGKTVNPKLYVAIGISGSIQHLAGMQTSENIVAINSDPDAQIFRIANVGIVGNLFDVVPVLAEKIRQARSCS; the protein is encoded by the coding sequence ATGGGAGATAAAGGGATATGGGTACTGGCGGAACAGTCCGCCGGAAGAGTACTGGGGATCAGCCACGAATTACTAACCCGTGGAAGAGATCTGGCCAACAAGCAAAAAGCGGAGCTGACGGCGATCCTTTTCGGGCACAACCTAAACCAGGATGATTTGCAGGAGCTCATCGAGCGCGGTGCCGATCAAGTGCTGACCATGGAAGCGCCTGCCCTGGAGCATTTCCTGGTCGAGCCCTATGCCGCCTGTTTGTTGGAAATGATCAAAAGGTATCAACCTGCAATTTTTATCGCGGGGGCAACGTCGACAGGCAGGACCCTCATGCCCTACGTGGCCATTAAGGCTGGCACAGGGCTGACGGCCGATTGTACGGTATTGGATATTGAGGAAGGGACCGGTAACCTGCTGCAGACCCGCCCGGCCATCGGCGGGAACATCCTGGCCACCATCAAAACGCCAAAACATCGACCCCAAATGGCCACAGTTCGGCCGCAATCCACTCCGCCCGCTCCTCGGCAAGCCGGCCGCACAGGCCGAATAGAACGTCTGGAGGCACCCTCCGAGATGCTTTCCAGTCGCATCAAACGCTTGGGTTTCCTGAAGAGCCAGGAGGAGCATGGCTTGGCCGAGGCGGGGGTCATCGTCTCGATCGGAAGGGGTATCAAGAAAGGTGAAAATCTCAAAATCATAAAGCCGCTGCAGGAGGCGCTGGAATGCGCCTTGGGCGCCTCGCGCGAGGTCATCGACCGCGGCTGGTTAAGCTATCCCCACCAAATCGGGCTTTCGGGTAAGACCGTTAACCCTAAACTTTACGTGGCCATAGGCATCAGCGGTTCTATCCAGCATCTGGCTGGAATGCAGACCAGCGAGAATATCGTCGCCATAAATAGCGACCCGGACGCTCAGATCTTCCGTATAGCCAATGTCGGTATCGTCGGCAACCTCTTTGATGTCGTCCCGGTACTGGCAGAGAAGATCCGGCAGGCTCGGTCGTGTTCATGA
- a CDS encoding FadR family transcriptional regulator, giving the protein MASGDLKPGDKLLSERELAEKLRVSRASVREALRALEIMGFVEIKTGGGTFVKETAKESIIQPLAMFIAVERGTFFEIYEIRKIFESASAHLAAQRATAMDLAKIEDNLKKMNAASAEDDPEKGEDIDMAFHYSIAESTHNIWLLRFLNTISDSFHKTVSAARKQLYLTPGHPQKLIVQHTKIYEAIRDKNPVRARRAMMEHLNFAESALAKTLKVKSKSKSAQWDLNKPFTEKDLIFY; this is encoded by the coding sequence ATGGCGAGTGGAGATTTAAAGCCCGGTGATAAGTTGCTTTCAGAAAGAGAACTGGCGGAAAAATTGCGGGTTAGCAGGGCTTCGGTCCGTGAGGCCTTGCGTGCCTTGGAAATAATGGGTTTCGTGGAGATCAAAACCGGTGGAGGAACCTTTGTGAAGGAAACGGCAAAGGAGTCTATCATCCAACCGTTGGCCATGTTTATTGCCGTAGAGAGGGGAACCTTTTTTGAAATCTATGAGATTCGGAAAATTTTTGAATCCGCCTCAGCCCATCTGGCCGCACAAAGGGCAACCGCCATGGACCTGGCAAAGATCGAGGATAATCTCAAAAAGATGAATGCCGCCTCGGCCGAGGACGACCCGGAAAAGGGAGAAGACATCGATATGGCTTTTCATTACTCCATAGCGGAATCGACCCACAATATCTGGCTCTTGCGATTTTTAAATACTATTTCCGACAGCTTTCATAAAACGGTGTCGGCGGCAAGAAAGCAATTATACCTGACTCCCGGTCATCCACAGAAATTGATCGTCCAGCACACCAAGATCTATGAAGCCATCCGTGATAAAAACCCTGTTCGTGCCAGGAGGGCAATGATGGAGCACCTGAACTTCGCAGAATCCGCGCTGGCGAAAACGCTGAAGGTCAAATCGAAATCGAAATCCGCCCAATGGGATTTGAACAAACCTTTCACAGAGAAGGATTTGATTTTTTATTAA